The genomic stretch TTTTCCGAACCGATCAGATCGGTCGTTTTGATAATGCCGATATTGCTGGATTTCTGAACAACCTCGGTAAATGAAATCGTGCCATGCTTTTTAGTGTCGTGTATGACATGTCCGTACAATGTCATTTTTCCCCATTCGCAATTTATCCGGTCTTCCGGATTGCGCACTTTTTCTTCCAACGCCGCTACTGCAGAAAAGGCTTTGAATGCCGACCCGGGTTCATACAAATCCGTAATGGCGCGATTGCGCAGCAGCTCGGCATCAAACGTTTCCGGAGCATTGGGATCCAATCCGGGATAATTGACCATTGCAAGAATTTCGCCTGTTTGCGGAGACAACAGGACGGCTGTCGCGTTATCGGCGTTGTAGTCTTTGACGGTTTTTTCGAGTACCTGATAGGCGGCCATTTGATAATTCATATCCACCGTCAGCACCACATCTTTACCGTTGACGGGATCTTCGTGCGGGTAATCGGGATTGGGATACAAACGTCCGAGAGCATCGGCTTGTAAGATCGCCCAACCGTCTTTCCCGCCGAGCGTGGCCTGCTGATCCAGCTCAATACCGGCCGAACCTTCGTTATCAATATTCGTCATGCCGAGAAGCGCAGCGCCCGCTTTACCAAACGGATAGTGGCGCCGCAGAGATTGCAATTTGATCAATCCTTTGACCGAATCATTGACTTTTTCAGCTACCTGATCGTTGACGCGCCGCTCCAGCCAAACAAACGCACCGGGTTTGTTGAGTCGTTTTAAATATTCGTTCTTCGGTTTACCGAAAACGCGGGAAAAATTTTCCGCAACGCGCGCTTTGTCCTGTTCATTCATAAAACTCGGATCGGCGGCGAAGGAATAGTTGATCAGGTTGACGGCGATTTTCTGCATGTTGCGGTCATAGATTACACCGCGTTCGGCTTCCAACACCGCCCGGCGCTCATACTGCCGCTTGGCCATCGCCTCGTAGTCGCCGATATTGGCCACTTGTACAAAAAATAAGCGCCCCACGATGATCAGCGCAAACGCCACTAAGCCAAACGCCAAAATACGCAGACGCTCTACGCGCGTTTTTACAAAAGTCGCGTGATCTGTTTTAGGCTGGATTTTAGGTTCGGGTTTAGGGGTCATATTTTTTTGCTTCGGCATCCTGAAGCATTTTTTGTTTTTCTGTATCTAAAAAAATCACACCTGGTTTTTCTGTTGCCGGTTTCATTTTCAATTGCTCTTTGGCGATTTTGGCAATGCGTTCATAATTGGACAACCGCGTGATTTCGGCTTGTAAACTCTCATTAGCCTTTTGCGCCTCAAGCTGTTTGTCTTTGAGTTGTTCCAACATGAGCATTTCCTGACGTACCGTCACGGACATCCATACCCACACCAACATGAGTATAGCCACTACGACGAAAGCGAGAAACATCCGAAGCGGTGTGATACCTTTTTTGTTGGATGCCTCGACCGCCGCCGACGCTACTGTTTCTTGTACGGCCGGCTTGGTTTCAACGCGCACGGTTTCGGTTTCACGCGCAGATGATTTTACCGGCGCTTTGGAATACCGCGCGTAACGGTCTTCCGTTTTTGTGCGCTCCGTCGGCGAAACCGGTGTTTCCGTCGTTTTTTTCTTTCGGCCGGAAAAATCCACGCCGACAATATTTCCACTGTATGTTGACATGATATTTTATTTCAAAAAATATTTTTTCTATATCCGCTCCGCCACACGCAGTTTGACACTGCGCGCACGCGGATTTTGTTGTATTTCTTCGTCCGTCGCTTCATAAGGTTTTTTTGTAATGACTTTCAGTCGCGGCGTTTTGGGTTCGGACAGTTCGGGGTAGTGCGTATTGAGTATTTTATCCATCGCTTCATCTCTGAAGAAATCTTTGACGATACGATCTTCTAATGAATGGTAACTCATCACCACGATACGCCCGCCAGTCGCAAGTATCGCCGTCGCATCGGCTAATGCCTGACGCAGATTATTCAGTTCGTCATTGACCTCGATACGGATTGCCTGAAAAATGCGTGACAGCGTTTTATTGGCGTGACGCTCCGGTATGATGCGCCGTATCAAGTCTGCCAAATCTTTGGTCGTCTGAAGCGGGGCCGTCGTTCGCTGTTGTACGATCGTACGCGCGATACGCCGGGATTGCTGCTCTTCGCCGTAATGAAAAAAAATACGGGCGAGCTCTTGTTCAGAATATCCGTTGACTACGTCACGTGCCGTGAATGCGGCGTCATCGGCCATAGCCATCGTGAGCGGCGCTTCGAACCGATAGCTGAATCCTTTGTCGGACCAATCCAGCTGATGCGAAGAAACGCCAAGGTCAAGTAGGATGCCATTGATCTGTGTGATACCCCGAGCCGCTAACGCCGAACGCACATGACGAAAATTATCATTGATGAGCGTCGCGCGATCACCGTATTCCGCAAGGCGAATACCCGCCGCTTTTATGGCATCGCGATCCATGTCAAATGCGAACAAACGACAGGAATCGTTTTGCTGAAGAATAAAAGCGCTGTGCCCTCCGCCGCCCAGTGTACCGTCAACGTAGAACCCGTCGGGACGAATCTGAAGAAAATCAATACAGGATTGTAAAAGAACAGGTATGTGATAATCCGGCATGGATTAAAACTTTACAAATTTCGCGGCGGTCGTTTCGAGGTCAAACCCGTTGTGCGCCGTATCATACTGTTTGGGATTCCACGCTTCCATACGTTCGAGCGCGCCGATGATGACGATTTCCTTTTCGATCCCTGCAAATGAAAGTAGCGGTTGGGGAATGATCACACGGCCTTGTTTATCAAGTTCGCACTCTTGTGCAAAACCCATCAGCAAACGAACGAGTTTTCGCGCGTCGGAATCCATATTGGATAATTGACGCAACTCATCCTCACGGCGCAACCATTCCGAATATGGATACATGTAAATGCACTGTTCAAACCCGCGTGTAAGGATCACCGTATCTTTATCCTCGGGAACAAACGCGCTGCGCATCTTCGCCGGAATGTTGAAGCGGTTTTTGGAATCCAATATGTGGTTGTACGTGCCTTTAAACGAAGGCATACACTTTAAACCCTGTTATTCCTTAATAAACCTTTTTAACCCACTATAACCCACTTTCCTACTAAATTCAACTAAAACAAGCTCAATGTCAAGCGAATTTTTGTTATTTCTTACGCTCCGGATATTGACGCTTCGCAAAAAAATGTGACCTGCAATACAGACATTAAGAGTGGAATTTCTTTCTTTTCAAGGTTCCATGGCTAGACCTGTTAAGGGCATACTTCAGAGAAATCGAATCATGTATAATTTTTGATAAAGCTCCGATGACGAAATAACACGCGCTGCGTGTTTAAAAAGCAAAAAAGTGCATAGAGACATTCAAATTTTTTACAAACTATTTCCAGTTATTACACTCTTAAATAGAGATCCGCATACATCAAAATTAGATATATGATTTGTTGACATGCTAGCTCTGTTGAAGTATATTTTAAGGTAATTTCTCCTCATGAAAATTCGTAATAAATTCATTCTTACTTATAAACAAACCGGAGTCACACGATGAAACGGTTCATGTACGATTTTCTCAAGAAAAACGCGGTGATGTTATGCGTTTTATTGTGCTGTAGCGCGAGTCTTTTCGCTCAGAACAATGCTTTGACACTCAACGGTACGTCGCAGTATGCTTACTATGGCGGTTCGTTATCTACTTACGAAGACGTTACCATGGAAGGTTGGTTCAAGTGGGATGGAAGCACCGGAAGCAACCAGTTGCTGATGTACGACGGGCACACTTCGCTCAGCGGTTTTGGGCTTATGCTTGATGCATCCGCAAGCAACAATCTGATCATTCTTGCCGGTGGTTATCAGGTCACTTCCGTGAGTCGCGGATTAGACATAGGCGAATGGTCACACATTGCCCTCGTTAAGAAAGGGAACTTTTTTAGTCTTTATATCAATGGGGATCCGGAGATCGCTAAGGCTATGACTTACGCCTATCCTTCGGGCTCCTATATGGTCGGCGGCAACTCGCTCAATAATTCAGAATTCTTTAAAGGCGCCATTGACGAAGTGCGTCTGTGGAATAGAGCATTATCTTACAATGAAATTTTTACAGCAGCCGCCACGCCCATGACCGGCGCGGAGACAAACTTAGTAGCGTCCTATCGTTTAGACAATAGCGCCGATGGCTTAACGGGCGATCAAACAGTTAACGGTTATAATCTGACTTTAGTTGGCACTCCCACATTTACCGCTTCGTCTTCGGACAGCGTGATGATTCGCCAACAGACGAAATCGTTATATACCGGCGGCACATCGGTATCCGTGGGTTGGCATGCCGATCCACATAGCTTTGTCACCGGCTACATTGTTTACGCAGATACATCCGATGCCGTAAGGACGCAGGTCGGCACTACCTCGGCCCGCACCGATACGACGTTTACTGTCACGGGACTTCTTCCCAATACGGTGTATTATCTCACGGCGCGCGCTGTTACCGCCACGGACACCAGCGATTATTATCGGTTGGCCGTGGTTTCCACATTCGAAAGCGGCGGACGTGCGGCTATGTTTTCGGATAACAACTACTATGCCGCGCCATTTAATGAAAACATCCCCATCGGAAGCAGCGCCTATACTATCGAAGCCTGGATCAAACCAAACTCGATGGGCGTACACGGTATTGTGGGTTGGGGACAATATGGTTACAGTTATCAAACGAATGCATTGCGACTTACCGACGACGGTATTATTAACTATTGGTGGAACAATGATATCTCTATCTCCACGGGTAATATCGCCGGAAGCTGGCACCACGTAGCAGCGACCTATGACGGTACGACGCGTAAAATGTATTTCGACGGTAAACTCATGGCGTCGGAAAATGTTGTGTACAACCCTGAGATTCCCTTTTCTCACAACTTCACCATCGGCGTTACCAACTATACTGAATATTTCAACGGAGAAATTGACGAAGTACGCATCTGGAATGTTGCGCGTTCGGAATCTGAAATCGTTTCATTAATGTTTTCACCGGCGACAGGTTCGGAAAACGGGCTCGCATCGGTATATCATTTTGACGAAATCGGCGGCAATTATGCCGGCGATTATGTCGGCGCCAACCACGCCGAAGCAACCGGCGGAACCCCGCAAAGAACATTATCGGATGCCATGTTGCCGTTCATGCCGGCTCGTTTGCAAGCCATAGCCGGTGACGGCCAGGTCGAATTGCGTTGGGAAAAATCCATTCATCCCGATTTTGCGAGCTACACATTGATGGCTGCAACCGATATCGAATTTACCGATATCGTAGCAACGCATTCCTCTGGCGTCGGCAATCCATCTGACACATCCCACACCGTAGCCGGACTGACTAACGGAACGCTGTATTATTTCGCAGTCAAGATGACAACAAACTCCGGCGCAACCACACCGTTTCGTATGAATGCGGCCGTTCCTAACACCGGCGGTCCCGGCAATGCGCTTATATTTGATGGTGTGGATGATCAGATCATACTGGAAGACAATATCGTGCGATCACGGTCCGAAATGACCATCGAAACATGGTTTAAAACCACAACTTCCGGCGGCATTTTTGGCTATAATGACGCCTCGAATGCAGAGCATGTACCTGTAATCTATGTTGGCATGGATGGATATCTTCAATCTCAATTGTGGATCGGCGATTATAATTCTGTCATGCGATCACTTCGACCTGTGTCAGATGGTTATTGGCATCACGTCGCGCTTACTGCCGGTAATGACAATCAATACCTATATATCGACGGCCAGCTGTGTGACTCAATTATCGGTCGACCGCTCAATCATCTAAGCATGATCAAAAACCAAATCGGTAGGGCTACTACTTCAGGTTGGCCAAATGGCGGGAATGAATACTTTAGCGGCGAGTTGGACGAATTCCGTTTTTGGGATCGCGCCCTCTCACACAAAGAAGTTTATTCTTACGCCAATCAATCTCTGCGCGGAGATGAAAGCGGTGTTGCCCTATTGCATCATTTTAATGAGCCTTCCGGTTTGATATATACGTATGACGCCGGGCCTAACGGTTGGACGGGCGGATTAGAGAGTTTCTCCGCATCAACAACAGTGGCATCCGGAGCAATGCGGCCATTCTCACCGTATAATTTACAATCTACCAATACATTGTCTTCCATCACCTTAAAATGGAATCCCAGCAACGCCTCTGCAGTACGTGCATATTATATTTATACTTTTGACGGCGAATCCACGATGTTGTGGGATTCTACGACAGGCGGATTGACCGACACGACGATA from bacterium encodes the following:
- a CDS encoding PASTA domain-containing protein — encoded protein: MTPKPEPKIQPKTDHATFVKTRVERLRILAFGLVAFALIIVGRLFFVQVANIGDYEAMAKRQYERRAVLEAERGVIYDRNMQKIAVNLINYSFAADPSFMNEQDKARVAENFSRVFGKPKNEYLKRLNKPGAFVWLERRVNDQVAEKVNDSVKGLIKLQSLRRHYPFGKAGAALLGMTNIDNEGSAGIELDQQATLGGKDGWAILQADALGRLYPNPDYPHEDPVNGKDVVLTVDMNYQMAAYQVLEKTVKDYNADNATAVLLSPQTGEILAMVNYPGLDPNAPETFDAELLRNRAITDLYEPGSAFKAFSAVAALEEKVRNPEDRINCEWGKMTLYGHVIHDTKKHGTISFTEVVQKSSNIGIIKTTDLIGSEKLYQYVRAFGFGNETGVDLEGETRGLLSHPSTWSGLSRPMISIGQEIGVTPLQMVTAYSAIANGGTLYKPYIIKGVYDPLERTQTEHETQLIRTVASQETMQRVSRMLKEVVEGGTGHRAAIKGIEVAGKTGTAQKIDVNTGRYAPNSYVASFAGFFPVQNPQVAFIVTVDNPRRSIWGEASAANATRQILEKIINSSDDFAKHVNRVLADLDQDTTAGDAAMTAPDVKYLNIAAAKNVLDRMNLEFRIAGTGDMVTAQEWTYDPKLKQNILLLTTGNAVTVSESDTLDFRKKRIPDVRGLSMRMAMNKLYESGIDVKIKGNGYVIAQYPRAGAVAKNGESVIIQCKPNL
- the ftsL gene encoding cell division protein FtsL, producing MSTYSGNIVGVDFSGRKKKTTETPVSPTERTKTEDRYARYSKAPVKSSARETETVRVETKPAVQETVASAAVEASNKKGITPLRMFLAFVVVAILMLVWVWMSVTVRQEMLMLEQLKDKQLEAQKANESLQAEITRLSNYERIAKIAKEQLKMKPATEKPGVIFLDTEKQKMLQDAEAKKYDP
- the mraZ gene encoding division/cell wall cluster transcriptional repressor MraZ; amino-acid sequence: MPSFKGTYNHILDSKNRFNIPAKMRSAFVPEDKDTVILTRGFEQCIYMYPYSEWLRREDELRQLSNMDSDARKLVRLLMGFAQECELDKQGRVIIPQPLLSFAGIEKEIVIIGALERMEAWNPKQYDTAHNGFDLETTAAKFVKF
- the rsmH gene encoding 16S rRNA (cytosine(1402)-N(4))-methyltransferase RsmH yields the protein MPDYHIPVLLQSCIDFLQIRPDGFYVDGTLGGGGHSAFILQQNDSCRLFAFDMDRDAIKAAGIRLAEYGDRATLINDNFRHVRSALAARGITQINGILLDLGVSSHQLDWSDKGFSYRFEAPLTMAMADDAAFTARDVVNGYSEQELARIFFHYGEEQQSRRIARTIVQQRTTAPLQTTKDLADLIRRIIPERHANKTLSRIFQAIRIEVNDELNNLRQALADATAILATGGRIVVMSYHSLEDRIVKDFFRDEAMDKILNTHYPELSEPKTPRLKVITKKPYEATDEEIQQNPRARSVKLRVAERI